The DNA sequence aatgtaaaaatataaatattaaaaattaattttccataaaataaatgaagggtaaactcatatttttaaaattacccttcaatattaaaaattaaaatttatactaatAAATTGTAGagcatatttaattatattgtaaaattgcatatttttatatattttaatttaaatatttaaattttaaataaattaattcgatatttatatttaagtataatttaattaattttttaaaatcaaaatataaaaatttattggcATGTTATATATatcatttgaaaatataaattaattcaatatacTAACTCttacttaattataattaaatttttaaaaataaataattcaattattaaataaccaatccttaaaTAGCTTTTATTTTGCAactgaaatttaaataattaaaacgtTGATGAACTTTTTTGATCAATTGGCTTTAAAagtatttcttatttatttactgaaattaatattattgaaaagtagtatgaaaataaaatttaatttcaactgCCACGTCATTCGTAGTCTCTAATATCAAAATTCAAAGTTCGATTTAATCAACTAACCCCACCAAaatttccttaaaaaaaaaacactaaccCCACCAAAAATAATGCACGCCAGTTCAGCCAAAAGCCCAAAACACAATGTAAACAACCATTTTACCCAAGTCAACGTCCCACGTCAACGCCAAGTTTAgccaattttttctattttttaaaaaatatagctgTAGTTTTGGGAAGAAGAACGGCCGGACCGGTCACGGTCTTTGGTTCAACCGTATTGTTATTTCTATTGGCGCAAATGCGACGTAGTTTCCGCCTTTAGCAAATACTGATTGgtcaaaaaattgaaaattcaaaGTTTCAAAATCATGGTAACTATATACGACGTAGTTTATGCGTCCGATTTATCCCGATAATATAAATTGGGAAATGCGCGGACGTGAATTCGACCGATCAAAACCAATTAAATCTTCTTTCTGAAGTCCGACCGCTCTGTCTCTCTCGACTCTCAGCTTCAAGCCTTCAGCTCGACTCTATCAACAGCCTCACTTCACAAGAACAAAAGGTTTCATCTCTCCTTCTTCCTCTTCATTTCTGGTGAAGAAACCAAAGCAGCAAGTAACAGAGAGAAACGACGACGTGTTGATGCTCTGAGCAGCAAATTAAACAACTACTAATGGCCATAGCTGACCAGAAATCACCTTCTGATAACAATAATAACAAAGTCTGGGGTTTCTTCAAGCTTCCGTTTCGAGGAAGCAACTCCAACACGACACCGTCTTCTTCCTCGTCAACGCATCTTCACAACCACAATAACCCACAAATTGAAGGATCGAATGCTCATGCTTCGAATTCTGTGTCTTCTGTTGCCAGATCGCTTTTGCCAACACGGCGTCGTCTTAAGCTTGACCCTGCCGCTAAGCTCTACTTTCCCTGTAAGTATTTTTTCAGTAAGGATTTTATTTCATTCTTTTGTGTGATCTATTTTGCTATAACTGCGATCTATTTCCGGTGTTCTCTTTGGAGTCAATTATGTTAGATTATTAGCTTTGTTTTACCAAAAATTTCGCCAGATTGGTCTGCAAGTGTTGGAGAACTTCATTTTCTTGTAGATTGTTGGTAAACTTGATCATATCATTTCTGCTTGTTTTGGggcaattcaatttttttttccaaattgaTGCATTCAAGATTTAATGGTTCAAGAAAAAAATTTGGTCAAAACTCCTGATGTGGGAAATGGGGAATCAAATAATTTTTCAGAAGAGAGCTGCAAGTTCAATAAGCTGCTCAGAGATGTTGCTTGAAAGGGGTTTGTACACACTCATAGGCTTTTGCTGAGTAAACATTACTCAGGGATGTAGACGTTAATTCGAGTCTATGGCCTATCGAATAACAACAAATTTTTCATGGTGCACCTTCCTTTGGTATAACTTGGACGAAGTGTACCAATGGCCTCCTAAGATGTTCCATAAGGGGAGGATCAATACCATGTAGATTAGAAGAacttgataaaataaataagacCAAGTGACATTCATCATGTTCCCTTTTGTTTGGCAACTGTTGCTTTTCATTTCTTCGCTATTCttatatcattattattttattaattgctTATTGAAATAACTGATTGTGCCTGATGATTTGTTTGTATTTTGCGTGCTTCTTTTCTAGACGAACCTGGCAAGCAGGTTAGAAGTGCCATCAAAATAAAGAATACTAGCAAATCTTATGTGGCTTTCAAGGTACAGGGTAAATTTTATATGTTTCTCCTTCCTGCTTCATTATTGTTATACTCTGTCAACCCTGTAGGTTTTGTTAATCTTGTGTGTATGCCACTAACTTGGTAACTTACAGCTTCACTGTTGTGActttttttaatacaattgtTGTATATATCCTGATAGGTAAtatacttaatcttttacttGTAATAAATGAATGACCAAATCTTCTAATGAGTTACTTGTTTTTCTTGCTTTAGTTCCAAACAACTGCACCAAAAAGCTGTTTCATGCGACCTCCAGGAGCTATTCTTGCCCCTGGAGAAAGTCTCATAGCAACTGGTACTTAAGCTTTAAAATGCTGCTCATCTTACTGTGTTTATGATGATATTTACACGCTATCCAatgtttatgtaatatttttcttcattttggtTGTAGTGTTCAAGTTTGTTGAGCCCCCGGAGAACAATGAGAAACCAGTTGAACAGAAGAGCAaggttaaatttaaaatcatgaGTCTGAAGGTGAAAGGGGCTATGGATTATGTACCTGAGCTGGTGCGTCCAATGATTTCTTTAATTGCTACTTTCAAATGATATGTGCTGATAATTCCAATGATGATGTTGTATGATTAATTACTTTTAGGCCCTGAATGTTTTCTAATTTGTGGTGAGCATATCATTACTAATTTCAAGTTatcttgaatttatttataagacAGTTTAATCTGAGCAACAAGCCAAGTAGCCAACAACTATGATTTTGGTAGATCCCAATCAATAGGCACACGAGATGAAAATGTAGACATGTTAAGCATTATTACAAGTCTTCGTAATTTATTATAGCTTCTCTGAATGAAAAGACACTGTCTCCCTACTGTCATGTTGGTTAATGCCAACAAATATCGAATGTGCATATAGAGTTGCATTTTCTATCATAAAAAATACAAAGTGTCCTCAACATTAGCTAGGGTACATCCTTAATTGCTCATTCCAATAGTGGTTGAAGTTTTTTGGCAGTGTAATAAGTGAATGCCAATAGTTGCTTGGGCGTTTCTATTGGATTGACACTGCAAAATTTATTCTTTGAACACTTTTTGCTCTTCTGTTATCTGAAAGTATATTTTGGGGTATTCAACTTTCCTTGATGAGTACATTGCTCATGCTGTTAGATGCTTTTTTTTCCCCTTGTAGTTTGATGAGCAGAAGGATCAAGTATCAATAGAGCAAATATTGCGAGTTGTTTTCCTAGATCCAGAACATTCATGTACTGTAAGTTCCAATGTTATGCAGTAACTGTAGAAATCAACTTCTACAGTTCTGCGCCCATTCCCTTGTGATCCTATGTTTTTCACATGCATTATGAGCTAAGAAAACCTCCATTTACGTGGTTTTGTAGGCACTGGAGAAGTTGAAGCGCCAATTGGCTGATGCTGATGCTGCAGTTGAGGCACGGAAAAAGCCTCCAGAAGATGCTGGTCCAAGAATTATTGGGGAAGGACTTGTAATAGATGAATGGGTGAGTTATGATCTGAATGTCCTATGAAAAGTTGTCATTTTTCACTTAAATAGTTTGCTTAATACTTTCTTACTTATATGATATAGAAGGAGCGAAGAGAAAGATATCTCGCTCGACAGCAGGTTGAAGGAGTCGACTCTGTATAAAGTGACAGTAGTCTTCAAGGTGCCTTTTCTATGATGAAGAAAATTACATAATTCGCAACTTGGTATATTCATCCAATCTTTTCATGTAACGTGAAGAATGTTTCATTCAGAGGATCATTTAGGACTCCAACATGTTATTgtgtaaaaaagaaaagtgaggTGAAGTTTATGTTATTTGAGATGCTCAGACTTATCCTGTCACTACTTGCATGTAGATAATTatgattttgtttttatttttgcttcCCCACTATTGTTTTGCAAATAAAACTGGTATTTATGGATGTAATGCACATGATTGATCAGTGTTGAGAAGTATTCGTGTGAAGAAAAGAagcatttaaatattatttgctGGGCTCATAGGGAATAAATCTCTTCATTAGCGACCGAGGAGAATCTGTAAACCTCCTATTTGTGCACCAATCAATCGCCAGTATATAAAATTCCTGTTTTGATTCTGATTGATATTTAAAACTGGAATCCTTACAGTTTTGATACAATGCAATACTCTTAGCTCGTAGTCGCAGCATACCTAACAAAACAATGATCTTCTCTAGAGTTTAATTTGCAAAGATAGACATGGACTCGATCTGGATTTAGTTCCTAGCAGCTTTTAATAGCTGACAGTTGTTCTCAGGAGCGGAGCCAAATATGGCCATGGTCCTCTGAAAaattgtattatttatttataaatttttagatagttttacatattaaaagaaaaattaccaTTGGGttcttatatataaaaaaatttatcaattaatctttattttaaaattatccaattaaaaatattttttactttataaaaCTAAAGTCGTTATttcttttatctaataaattctTAGTAGCTTCTATGTatttaaatatactaattagaaattaaataaatataaatataaaaattaaatatatacttatattaacatattatatattaaaatattgtaTATTACATGAATAtatcatttatttatatattaattttatttatattttcaatgttaatatttatactatttagttAATGTAATTTGAGTTGTGCATACTATATTATTCGGTCAtttgattctttattttttttcaatcctaaaaattattttttatttttaaaatttcaactttatttttctaaattttttcttaaattactagctcattatttaatttaattatatatactatttttattattaaaaactttttttatttattttatttagttgcTAATCTATTTATGtcactaaaattatatattaaattatctaaactaaaaaaattaaatttttagaaacaAAAGCATTTTATGAGTAAAGTTAGATTCtccgaaaaaaaaaagttaaattatctAATGGATTTTATGGATTAtctaagttttaaaaaataaaatttaaatttataacatAATTTTCTTTAACTGATCTCACAATGTCTCGAATTATTACTATTTCTTCGGGGGCTGGAAGCTTAAGACATATAGCATTCATGTTAATAATGATACCGTGGCGGCTCAGGACCGGACGACTCTTTGAGGGCTGTAAGCTTAAGACATATAACACTAATGTTAATAAGATACCGTGGCAATTAAGGATCGGACGACCGAGTACCATATTATATGCAAATGGAATGTTTATTATCGTGAATTCTGCATACAGTTCTCGCCTATACTTTTCATCTCTGAATATCAGGGGAAGGTTGATGGTATTCAGAACTACCACAGTCTTATTTTCTAACCCTACCAAGGAGTAGGAGACTCTGACTAAGCTGCTCTTATATAAGCCTaacttattgaaaatatttaagataagaAGATTAACAGAACTACCTATATCCATCAGAACCCTCATTATCTCATACCGGTTTAGGAGTATTTTAATGACTAGTGAATCGTTTTGAAGGAATTCAATCGCCTTATCCACGAAGTCGAACCTTACCTCTTATCTGGTCCATGGTTCTCGATGGACAGATAGAACATTCTCTACTATTCGCTTATTTTTTGCCTTACCCTTGTTAAGTCTTTCAATGATGATATGTACACTTCCAGCCATTTCCAAGAACAAGAaggaaaaattcatttttttagagagaaaaagagaacagGGGCCTAATGTAAACCCAAATGGATAGAAAGAATCCAATGGGTTTTCTCAATAATAGAACCAAATGATATAAGTGAGATTAGATTAATGACGAGGTCCGAGTAGGATTGAGTTACGATTGGCCAGAACCTGTAAGGAAAAAAGTGTGAGGTGGCGATGGATGCTCACGGCAACCACTTCGACGCTTAAGTCAGTATTATAATAAATAGGGAGTGCAATGATTTGCTTAGACTTTTAGTAGAGAAAAATGTACCTTTATCTTTGTGATTGTTCATTTTTTAtcgaaaaaataaagataaatataatatttttcgaAAATCTGGCGATGATGTACCCAGTTACatgataattaatattatcGGTTAATGAGTTGGTAATTTTGCGATCAAAAGTGAAGTGGAAAAGTATATAATACCGATAATCATGTGTCAAAACTCGGCTTATTAGAGGAAGACGAGTTTTAATGATGGTTCGAATGTTAAAATGTCCGAATCTCCCTTCCTGTAGAGGTATCGCATCTTCTACTTATCAGATTCCTGTCAGTGAcccttatttttataatttattttgagagAATATTacgtaatataaataaaaaatttataaatatatttaaattaataaaaatatataaaattattataattataatattattttttaaatatatatatttattttccgtattttatttaaattgaggtCTTTGAGTTAAATGTCTGCTATATAGAAAAACCTCCTATTCATGCACCAATCAATCGCcaatatataaaaattcttGTATATTTGTAGTACTGATAGTTGTTATAATATAATAGTGGTTATCATCAGGATCTTAGATCGAAATCAAATTAGAACCAGAATTGATCAAATCTGAATTTGAATAAAGTAGTTTTGAATTGGATTGGCTCGAACTAAAGAGGTTTCATAACAGTTTTCATAGAGGCCCAAAGCTGAGCCCAGAAGATCATCCACCAATTGCCGTTTGTGCTTTAAGCTAACATCATGCTTAATCGATTGAATAATCAAAACTTTATTCACCAAACCCAAATCAATTCAAGCAAATCATCTCATCCCAATCCTATCCATAAACATATCCACACACAATAAATTTCCTTACAATAACCTTAAAAAAGTTGCCCAAAGCCATTAAATAAAGGTCATGCAATTCCCCTTTTGTTTCAGTGATTGGCCGTGACCAAATTGACAATGGATTCCCTTTTTTCCCCAGCAAGATCTGATCTCAATTatccaattttttattaaattcagcATCAAGATTGTCGCCGAAAGTTGTTGCAATCTCATAATTGTTAAGTGGGATAAAATTTGATCCTCAAAAGAGAATGATTCTCAACTTGCAATGAAGAGCTTGTGATTGGGGATGTTCAGTCCACTCATTTGACAGTTGTATTGTGGTGTCTGTCAAATTTCAACTACCTTAAAAGCTTCTCTTGTGTCTTCCATCTTTTCCCATTGTCCACTTCCAACTCATAACCTATCACCATTTCTTTCCCTCATTTTGATTTAGGatcatttataatataataattgatgaaattttgataaaatttcacACCAGAAAATAACTTTTAGATAAAAAGTAagtaattttctatattttaaaaattttattaatatatataatactaATATATAAGATATTATTCACTTTAAAATCGCATTAGATATACCTTTATAATATAGTGCGAGCAATTATACTTGAATAACGATGAAATGGATCTAGACACTTTAAAAATCTATTTAGGAGACTCTAATccgtaaagaaaataaaagtacAGTAGCACCATGATTCTAATACTAGAATGGATCCTACAATGCTTAAATTAGATATGAGTATTCGGtcggtttaattttaaatcaaatcgaattgaataaatcaaaaattaaaattttagtatttatataaattgaactgagtcgattttgatcagaaataaaatcaaactaaatcggtttgattcagttcgattctgtttagtttgatcgatttgaatttttaataatttttttttagtttttaccttttattattttaaaatttaattagaatattttaattttaatatcatctaatctttttatattattgaaaataatatattattatcattaatcgttttggttcagtttttttaatttttttctaatcaaaatcaaattaaattgaaataaccgaaatttttaaaattaaaaattgaatcgaaatatataaaaaatcaaatcaaaattttaaattaatttagttcgatcaatttttttaatttgaattaaatactgCTAACTCGTAATTTAAACGATTGTATTATAGCTAGTTTAACCTAATATCTGTCATAATGAGTTACTGCtcattattaatgaatttattgaaaaacttttattaaaaatataattatttatcctGAAAAGATATGGGTAAGATATAttttgtgtatgaatgaaaatataaatacggtaaattattaaaaatacaacTTTTCATTTGCTTTCTCCATTCTCATGACTTTCAATGCAATTCTCTAACTTTAAATATCTCAAACACTCTAAACTCAGAACcattactcacctcattcaaTACCACTCATTATCATAACCATTACTGCTCTGAAATCTTAAATAGACTATGTGTCTTGACCTCACCCACATGTAGATATACTGTTAGATTATGGcaatctaattttttaaatattttataacaatttaattgttttttcaAAGAATAAATTGAATCATATTTTGAGAGTAAATATGGAGTGTTTCTTCCTAGTAGAAACAAATTATTTcacaaagaattttttttttaaataatggaTAGAGGTGGAAGATTATTCAACAAAATcataatgaaataattaaatcgGCATGATTAAACTAACATTTTGAAAGAGAAGGCAATTCTCACATCCTCTGCACTTATTTTTTGACGCATCCGAAATCATTTTGCTTCAGAAATAGACAGCAATTGATGTtaactttcattaatttaatttatttttaattctttatttaaattaatccaaaatttcaactttcattgaatttaattaagaaaaaaatatataaccaATCAAGGAGAAGTGTAATCGCTCTTCCTCAACccttaaaatatagaaaattaggttaagttttaaatttgaagaaatacatgatataaattatatttaaatttaaaaataaatcgaaTTAAAGTTTCTAAGGTTTTTTTGTGATTCGATATTTTCGCGTTCACCTTTTTCTTAAGCCTAActtcttcttttcccttttttatggaagacgatctgcgtcaattgattatcgataaaaaaaagatattgtTGTCCTTATTAAGAACTCTAGAAATATTctgatcgtcacttatgatttttgTATGGTGGAaatatttctcacatacaatccaatcaaatTTCAAGATATACAGACTtctttggcagatttatggTAATTTTTAAAGGGGGATGTTGTTGTTCCTGATAAGTTTGATGAGGAGATTGCAACACGAACAAATGATGATGCTAAAAAAATGCCAAGAAACACTAAACATAACGTTGTTACAGGTTTTCCTTCCTCTCAATAAGATACATTTAACAACACTCCTgcgaatgttaatttgacagACAACACTAAAGCGGCTCATCCCATCAAAGTTAGGATAGCCGAAAGCAATGGTTATCCTATGTTGGAACTGTCGAGGATTCAGCAATTCTCGGACAGTTAATGTATTGAAGGATTTTGTTATTAGTTCCAAGtcggatattttattttttatggaaacaaaaactcttagttctcgtatgaaattttttcgtaattttttacattttgatggttgcttctcagt is a window from the Manihot esculenta cultivar AM560-2 chromosome 16, M.esculenta_v8, whole genome shotgun sequence genome containing:
- the LOC110604162 gene encoding vesicle-associated protein 4-2 isoform X1 — its product is MAIADQKSPSDNNNNKVWGFFKLPFRGSNSNTTPSSSSSTHLHNHNNPQIEGSNAHASNSVSSVARSLLPTRRRLKLDPAAKLYFPYEPGKQVRSAIKIKNTSKSYVAFKFQTTAPKSCFMRPPGAILAPGESLIATVFKFVEPPENNEKPVEQKSKVKFKIMSLKVKGAMDYVPELFDEQKDQVSIEQILRVVFLDPEHSCTALEKLKRQLADADAAVEARKKPPEDAGPRIIGEGLVIDEWKERRERYLARQQVEGVDSV
- the LOC110604162 gene encoding vesicle-associated protein 4-2 isoform X2, with the translated sequence MAIADQKSPSDNNNNKVWGFFKLPFRGSNSNTTPSSSSSTHLHNHNNPQIEGSNAHASNSVSSVARSLLPTRRRLKLDPAAKLYFPYEPGKQVRSAIKIKNTSKSYVAFKFQTTAPKSCFMRPPGAILAPGESLIATVFKFVEPPENNEKPVEQKSKVKFKIMSLKVKGAMDYVPELALEKLKRQLADADAAVEARKKPPEDAGPRIIGEGLVIDEWKERRERYLARQQVEGVDSV